One segment of Chryseobacterium turcicum DNA contains the following:
- a CDS encoding helix-turn-helix transcriptional regulator, with product MSSNKNALIRYKTLDKCLKNKYKKYTLEDLIDECSEALFEYEGKESFVSKRTVQLDLQNMRSEKFGYEAPIEVYERRYYRYSDPEYSIHQISVNENDLKAMNNAIQILKQFKDFSMFKEMNGVIQKLEDSIHSTKQKSIIHLDKNEQLKGLEYIDVLYESILNKKVLKICYKSFKAREENILTVHPQLLKEYNNRWFLICWHKKAIYNLALDRMITIETDSQTEYIDKDFDADRYFGDVIGATVSETQRGQNVIFKVTPQHAPYVKTKPFHHSQVILEEDESGTVFKICVQLNFELERMILGMGEFLTVLGPRKLKHRIANSIRIANSNYQQQKSNNENL from the coding sequence ATGTCCTCAAATAAAAATGCACTCATCCGCTACAAAACTTTAGATAAATGTCTAAAGAATAAATACAAAAAATACACACTGGAAGATTTGATTGACGAATGTTCTGAAGCCTTGTTTGAGTATGAAGGCAAAGAATCTTTTGTGAGTAAAAGAACGGTGCAACTGGATTTGCAGAATATGCGAAGCGAAAAATTCGGGTATGAGGCGCCGATTGAGGTTTATGAAAGGAGATATTACCGATATAGCGACCCGGAATACAGTATTCATCAGATTTCGGTCAACGAAAATGATTTGAAAGCGATGAATAATGCGATACAGATTTTGAAGCAGTTCAAAGATTTTTCGATGTTTAAAGAAATGAATGGCGTGATTCAGAAGCTGGAAGATTCTATACATTCTACCAAGCAAAAATCGATTATTCATTTAGATAAAAATGAGCAGTTGAAAGGTTTGGAATATATTGATGTTTTGTATGAAAGTATTCTCAATAAAAAAGTTTTAAAGATTTGCTATAAGAGTTTTAAGGCAAGAGAAGAGAATATTCTGACGGTTCATCCTCAACTGTTGAAAGAATACAACAATAGATGGTTTTTGATTTGTTGGCACAAAAAAGCGATTTACAATTTGGCTTTAGACCGAATGATAACGATAGAAACAGATTCTCAAACAGAATATATTGACAAAGATTTTGATGCCGACCGATATTTCGGGGATGTGATTGGGGCAACGGTTTCAGAAACGCAACGGGGGCAAAATGTAATTTTTAAAGTGACTCCACAGCACGCTCCTTATGTAAAAACCAAGCCTTTTCACCACAGTCAGGTCATTCTGGAAGAAGATGAGAGTGGGACTGTTTTTAAAATATGTGTGCAACTCAATTTTGAATTGGAGCGCATGATTTTAGGAATGGGCGAGTTTCTTACCGTTTTAGGACCGAGAAAACTAAAGCACAGAATTGCTAACAGCATCAGAATTGCTAACTCAAATTATCAGCAACAAAAAAGTAATAATGAAAACCTATAA